The Candidatus Kryptoniota bacterium DNA segment ATCTCAGGGGGACAATTAACGCGCACCGGCAGGCCGACTGTCCCGATGCCGCGGCTGACATACATCGTCGAATCGCCCATCTTGTATCTCCCTGATATGTATTTGGAGGCGAGCGCCGCAGGTGTAATTTTGATTCCCAGCGCGTCGAATAGAACTATCTGTCCGCCATGAGTGTGACCGCTCAGCATTACGTCGAACTTGCCCGCTACCGCGTTCTCGAAGAAGTACGGCTTATGACAGAGAAGTATCCTTGTAGTCTCGAGTGATGTTGCCTCGTAGGATACTTTCGCGAAATTGGCGTGACGACCGTCGTCTACTCCGGAAAGCATGACCTTCGCGCCGATCAGCTCAAGCTCTTCCGTCTGGTTCCTCAATACCACCATCCCTGTCTCACGCACTTTGTCCGTGATGACATCCGGATCTCCGAAGAAGTCGTGGTTTCCGAGGCAGGTGTATATTCCATTTTTCGATTTCAAGCCCTTGAACGCTTTCACGAAAGGATAGATCTCATCCGTCCTGCTCGTCACGAAATCCCCCGGGATGAAGATGATGTCGGGGTTGAGGTCGTTTAGCGCTTCCGTGTACTTCAGCATGTCGTCTTCGACCATGTACAGTCCGGCATGAATATCGCTTATCATTGCGATCTTCAAGTCCTGGAGTTGAGCCGGAAGGTTCTTGATCGGGAGTGCGACATTCTCGATCGTGAATTCCTCGCGAGTGTAAATGCTGTGAAGAGATCCGACGATAGTGTACGCGCCGAGTCCGATAGCGGTGTTCTTGATAAAAATTCTTCTCGATTGGGAAGGGAGATCGCCTTGCGGTTTGCGCGCCAATTTATCGACGAGCGTTCTCGTCAGGCGGACTGCTGACCTGATCGGAAGCGCGATAAGCCAGGCGAGGAGTACCGCCACACTGAATGTCTCATATGCGTAGAACGGCATCATCACGTACGTCCTCGCGAATCCGGAAATGAACCACTGCGGCTCGTAATAAATGAAAACCGATGGAATATTTATAATCAGAAATATCAAGGGGAGAATGAAGATCGTAAATCCTCGCTTCACGCCAAGACCGGTGAGATATTTCGCGGCAAACCGGTAAACGATGAGTTGTGAGCCCAGCATCAACGCGGTCAGGAGGATCCTGAAGAAATGGAATGGTACGTATGGCATATTTCTAGATGTAGCTCATTTGTATTCCTGGTGTCAATTTAATATTCGTGGAGGTTTTATGGTAGGGAGAATATTGAAGCGACGCATGGCCCAACAAAGATCGGTTCCTCGAATTGTCGCCACGTACTAATTGTAAGCACTCGATTACGAATCCCTCTTCCTTTGTCATTCCGAACGGATGAAAGAAGTGAGGAATCTTCTGTTGCTCTTCGCAAAAGGATCATTGAGGAGTACTCAAGAAGATTCCTCGTCGTCCCCAGGTCAATGCTAGCAAGACTCCTCGGAATGACATATTGACTGGTTTTGCCCTTGTGGCGCCGCTCTGCGGTGCCACACAAATGCTACAGCTGCCAGGAGCTGCGATCCCATCGGGTTCCGCCGCGCCTGAGTGGAAGCACGATATAAAGCTTTCTGTTGTGCGACAGTTGAACTGTCGCACTGGGGTCGGAGTTCGACTCCCGACGCTCCGCAGTCGTCATGAGAAAACTTAGATACATCGAAACAGACAGGACTCCCCGGTTGTGGAAAGTGGAAGTATCAAATGACAGATAGCTTCTCTGTTCCAAGTAGACTGCCGCATTTATCAATTCGAGATTTCTCATGCCGATAGGGGAGCATCGGCATTCAGAATGACAACATGGAGGGAATTCACCTCGTTACGTGTCTGTTGTCCAACAGATGACCTGCGCACATGGTGCAGTTCCGGAGTTCAGCTCCGGAACAACCGAGGCGACAAGGAGCGAGTATAGTGTCACGGTTCTAGTCTGGAGTCAAGACTCTCGCTTGACAAAAAATCGCTGTAAAAGCACACGTGGAGAAGAGAGAGAATCTCGCGTCCCAACGGGACACTATCGAAGGTCCAAAGGACTCCTTCGGAGCGGGACATTTTCGCAAGGGGATCATAAAGACTCGTGTGGAATCGCCGGGTTTAACATCTTTCCTAGCGCCGTCAGGCGCGTCCTGTCTACAGACAGAGACAAAGAGCCAATTGAAGCTCCGTTAGGAGCGACCTGTCGAATGTTTTGCGCTACCTTTCTCATTCATTATATTTGAATTCATAAATGACAATCGAGCCCGCCAAATCGATCGGCCTCAAACCAGACTCGCACAGGGAACAATCATGAGCGACGGATCAAAGATCAAAACATTCTTCAGCGGATTTCACAGGTCATTCTGGGTCGCAAACATTCTTGAGCTCTTCGAACGGCTCGCTTATTACGCCCAGGCCGCCGTCCTCAGCATATTCCTGAGGGATTACCTGAAGTTCAGCGAGGTCGACGCAGGTACACTCGCGTCGATATTCGGCGGGTTCATATTCCTCCTGCCGATATTCGCCGGTACATTTGCAGACAAATTCGGGTTCAGGAAATCTTTCTCGTTCGCATTCTTCGTAATGGCGATCGGATATTACCTCATCGGCTCTGTCGGTTCCCCGCGACTGACATTCGTGACCAATGCATTCCCGCTGTTCTGGGTTCTGATCGTAGTATTAATATTCACCGCGATCGGTGAATCATTCATAAAACCTTCCGTACTCGGTACGACTGCTCTCGCGACGACGCCGGAAACCAAATCGCTCGGCTACGCGATCTACTACACGCTTGTCAACATAGGGGGCGCGACAGGCCCGGTGATCGCTTACTTCTTCAGGCGGAGCATCGGCATACAATCCGTGTACACAGTCTCCGCAGTGACATGCGCGTTGATGTTCGTCGGGACATTGATATTCTACCGCAATCCACCGGCCGCGCAGGAGATTCACCAGCCGTCTCTTCTCCAAAAGATTGGAGATCTTGGGAGAGTAGTCACGCACGGACGATTCATGGTTTTTCTACTCATCATTTCATTGTACTGGATAATGTTCTGGCAGGTGTTTGTAATCGTGCCGTTTTACATTACAGATTTCGTTTCCAAGAACGCGCCGTTCGAAGTCATCGAGTCGGTCGACGCCTGGGCGATTTTCATAATGCAAGTTGTGGTCAACCGGCTGACGAAGAAGATGCCTCCGGTGACGGCGATTGTCGCGGGATTCGGGATATCCACTTTAACATGGGTCGTGATTGCAATTCATCCGACTGTGTGGACGATAATTGCCGCGATGGTCGTCTGGTCGTTTGGAGAGATGACGATGGCGCCCCGGTACTACGAATACATAGCCGATCACGCACCGAAAGGGCAGGAGGCACTTTTCCAGGGATTCGCATTTCTTCCAATCGCGATTGCGTGGTTTGTCGGGGGAATTTTCGGCGGATGGCTCTACACCAAGATGACTGCCGATCTTCTTGTTCGCACCGGAGGCACGATTCAGGTAATTGGCCAACCGACGATGATGTGGCTCGTGTTAACGGGGATCGGGATAGTTGCGACCATCATCATGCTCGCGTATAACTGGTACATATCAAGGAAAGAGAAGCCCTCTCAGGCGTAGGAAAGAGCATCGCGAGCACGGACCGGAACGTTAACGCGGCGAGCGTTCTGGAGATTATGAAGGCGGAAGCATTGGCTCAGAGGGGGGCTTGGGGTTTGGGAATGCTTGACTTAGCATCATGGACAGGTTAGATTTGCAGCACTCAGGGTGGGTCAGCCAGAGGCTGATGCGCGTAAGGCGCACGTGGGAACAATCAGGGAACGGGAAGAATACGATATCAAAGCTATAACAGTCCGGCCCTATTGAGGT contains these protein-coding regions:
- a CDS encoding MFS transporter produces the protein MSDGSKIKTFFSGFHRSFWVANILELFERLAYYAQAAVLSIFLRDYLKFSEVDAGTLASIFGGFIFLLPIFAGTFADKFGFRKSFSFAFFVMAIGYYLIGSVGSPRLTFVTNAFPLFWVLIVVLIFTAIGESFIKPSVLGTTALATTPETKSLGYAIYYTLVNIGGATGPVIAYFFRRSIGIQSVYTVSAVTCALMFVGTLIFYRNPPAAQEIHQPSLLQKIGDLGRVVTHGRFMVFLLIISLYWIMFWQVFVIVPFYITDFVSKNAPFEVIESVDAWAIFIMQVVVNRLTKKMPPVTAIVAGFGISTLTWVVIAIHPTVWTIIAAMVVWSFGEMTMAPRYYEYIADHAPKGQEALFQGFAFLPIAIAWFVGGIFGGWLYTKMTADLLVRTGGTIQVIGQPTMMWLVLTGIGIVATIIMLAYNWYISRKEKPSQA
- a CDS encoding metallophosphoesterase, translated to MPYVPFHFFRILLTALMLGSQLIVYRFAAKYLTGLGVKRGFTIFILPLIFLIINIPSVFIYYEPQWFISGFARTYVMMPFYAYETFSVAVLLAWLIALPIRSAVRLTRTLVDKLARKPQGDLPSQSRRIFIKNTAIGLGAYTIVGSLHSIYTREEFTIENVALPIKNLPAQLQDLKIAMISDIHAGLYMVEDDMLKYTEALNDLNPDIIFIPGDFVTSRTDEIYPFVKAFKGLKSKNGIYTCLGNHDFFGDPDVITDKVRETGMVVLRNQTEELELIGAKVMLSGVDDGRHANFAKVSYEATSLETTRILLCHKPYFFENAVAGKFDVMLSGHTHGGQIVLFDALGIKITPAALASKYISGRYKMGDSTMYVSRGIGTVGLPVRVNCPPEITVFNLVKKS